From Methanobrevibacter sp., the proteins below share one genomic window:
- a CDS encoding DUF11 domain-containing protein, whose amino-acid sequence MTVSKEALNKTAEVGNLTEFLITVKNIGDIHLKDVFVKEGKHDGLEYVSYNDPSGKWTFDGVNKWSYDGYLEIGESANFTVIFKVIKSGNLTNFVTAGSNNTDNVTDNDTVEVENKTNITEKVDGGIEYFNETDIDTPVSENKTTTKTETFNVGKTATGNPLMLLLVVISLIGCTRFRKNKK is encoded by the coding sequence ATGACTGTGTCAAAAGAGGCATTGAACAAAACCGCTGAAGTTGGAAACTTGACAGAATTTTTAATTACAGTTAAAAATATTGGTGATATCCACTTGAAGGATGTCTTTGTAAAAGAAGGTAAACATGATGGTTTGGAATATGTTTCTTATAATGATCCGTCAGGAAAATGGACTTTTGATGGTGTAAATAAATGGTCATATGATGGATACTTGGAAATTGGCGAATCTGCAAATTTTACAGTTATATTTAAAGTAATTAAATCAGGAAATCTTACAAACTTTGTAACTGCTGGTTCTAATAACACTGATAATGTAACTGATAATGATACAGTGGAAGTCGAAAACAAAACAAACATAACTGAGAAAGTTGATGGTGGTATTGAATATTTCAATGAAACAGACATTGACACTCCAGTTAGTGAAAATAAAACAACTACTAAAACCGAAACATTCAATGTTGGTAAAACTGCAACAGGAAATCCATTAATGTTGTTGCTTGTTGTTATCTCATTAATTGGATGCACTAGATTTAGAAAAAATAAAAAATAA
- a CDS encoding ClC family H(+)/Cl(-) exchange transporter codes for MKNLEKTLKSVSENPKYIFRLTIQGIMVGVFAGLMVCLYRYLLYGSEYVLRDYLSIIHGNVFYIILFFIALAIMGLLVDFLTKWEVDSDGSGIPQIYAEVKGHMEANWVKVLFSKIVSGVLTALGGLSLGPEGPSVQIGGMAGKGVARLFNGSKTDELRLILVGSAVGITAAFNAPLAGVLFVLEEINHGFDKTLVFIALVSAIVSDFISKVIFGQSTALTFPIHNIPLNDYWILIILGVIIGLLGYVYNIGMIKSSDLVNSLKIPSWLKFVLVFMMSGVVALTIPEISDGGHFMLDMLDVAMPSLGVLILLLVLKYLFSMFSFSSGAPGGIFLPILVLGAYIGAVFGSVVVPVFGLEQTLVYKFVVISMAGFFAATVRSPITGVVLIAEMCGSTESLIAMVIVSLIAYVVPTLLGNEPIYESLYDRLLLNKNREFVKKPSNHVLSEYLVPLDCNYINFKIKDIPFPKNAIVVSVIRNGKYVIPTEDFNIKYGDQIHILTDVNDYPYVREEIEDLFGG; via the coding sequence ATGAAAAATCTTGAAAAAACCTTAAAATCAGTGTCTGAAAATCCAAAATATATCTTCCGTCTAACAATTCAAGGTATTATGGTAGGTGTATTTGCAGGATTGATGGTATGTTTATATCGTTATTTGCTTTATGGTTCTGAATATGTTTTGAGAGATTACTTAAGTATAATACATGGAAATGTATTTTACATCATTCTATTTTTCATTGCTTTAGCCATTATGGGACTTTTGGTCGATTTTTTAACTAAATGGGAAGTCGATTCGGATGGAAGTGGAATACCTCAAATATATGCAGAGGTAAAAGGCCATATGGAAGCTAATTGGGTAAAAGTATTGTTTTCTAAAATTGTATCTGGAGTATTGACTGCTCTTGGTGGTTTGTCACTTGGTCCTGAAGGTCCGTCAGTTCAGATTGGTGGTATGGCAGGTAAAGGTGTAGCACGTTTATTTAATGGATCTAAGACTGATGAGCTCAGATTGATTTTAGTTGGTTCTGCTGTAGGTATTACAGCAGCATTCAATGCACCTCTTGCGGGAGTATTGTTTGTTTTGGAAGAAATCAATCATGGTTTTGATAAAACATTAGTATTCATTGCATTAGTATCAGCTATTGTGTCTGATTTTATATCTAAAGTTATATTCGGCCAGTCTACTGCTTTAACATTTCCAATTCATAATATTCCGTTGAATGACTATTGGATATTGATTATTCTTGGTGTAATAATTGGTCTTTTAGGATATGTTTACAATATTGGAATGATTAAATCAAGTGATTTGGTAAATAGTCTTAAAATTCCGTCTTGGCTCAAATTTGTATTGGTATTTATGATGTCTGGTGTTGTTGCATTGACAATTCCTGAAATAAGTGATGGTGGACATTTCATGCTTGATATGCTTGATGTTGCTATGCCTTCTCTTGGTGTTTTAATATTACTTTTAGTATTGAAATACCTCTTTTCAATGTTTTCATTTTCATCTGGAGCACCTGGTGGTATATTTTTACCAATATTGGTACTGGGAGCATATATTGGAGCAGTATTTGGTTCTGTTGTTGTTCCAGTATTTGGACTTGAACAAACATTGGTCTACAAGTTTGTTGTCATTTCAATGGCAGGATTCTTTGCTGCAACAGTAAGATCTCCAATAACTGGTGTTGTTTTAATTGCTGAGATGTGTGGATCAACAGAATCATTAATTGCAATGGTTATTGTTTCTTTAATAGCTTATGTTGTACCGACACTTTTAGGAAATGAACCGATTTATGAGTCATTATACGACAGGTTGCTCCTTAATAAAAACAGAGAATTTGTTAAAAAACCTTCAAATCATGTATTGTCTGAATACTTGGTACCTCTTGACTGTAATTATATTAATTTCAAAATTAAAGATATTCCATTCCCAAAAAATGCTATTGTGGTGTCTGTAATCAGAAATGGAAAATATGTAATTCCAACTGAAGATTTTAACATCAAATATGGTGATCAAATTCATATCTTAACTGATGTCAATGATTATCCTTATGTTCGTGAAGAAATTGAAGATTTATTCGGTGGTTAG
- a CDS encoding nitroreductase family protein, which produces MSLIFKRKSVRKFTEEKVSDDKINNLLKAGMQAPSSCNSQPWEFIVVSKEDDKQAISQMHQFAKPAANASHLIITVGNLNEAKVIRMIEQELGACNENILIQATHEGLGVV; this is translated from the coding sequence ATGAGTTTAATTTTTAAAAGAAAAAGTGTTCGTAAGTTTACAGAAGAAAAAGTAAGTGATGATAAAATTAATAATTTGTTAAAGGCAGGTATGCAGGCTCCATCATCATGTAATTCACAGCCTTGGGAGTTCATTGTTGTATCAAAAGAAGATGATAAACAGGCAATTTCTCAAATGCATCAATTTGCAAAGCCAGCTGCCAATGCATCCCATTTGATAATTACTGTGGGAAATCTCAATGAAGCAAAAGTCATTAGGATGATTGAACAGGAGTTGGGGGCATGTAATGAGAATATTTTGATTCAGGCAACTCATGAAGGACTTGGTGTAGTATAG
- a CDS encoding Cna B-type domain-containing protein, whose translation MYKKIFAILTILVFLMISISVISAESDAVLDGSGDNIQKTINVKVIWEDDGQTTDRPDSITVKLLCDGNVVDSVNLNESNSWKASFKITDDGNYEIEEINDISSYDVSMDGDADSGFVITNTIKEAPLKASADDDLSDEDSPDESDDAPEEEVSDNSSDEDSTIDNETDDSNQTEDQNNTMDENQTVDVSKAPTTTSNKEHKIVKKEDKPVKKNNTNTTENKLKNTGLPIVALVIVLIIVAFIPLSRKKK comes from the coding sequence ATGTATAAAAAGATATTTGCGATATTGACTATTCTTGTCTTTTTAATGATTTCTATTAGTGTTATTTCAGCCGAATCTGATGCTGTTTTGGATGGTAGTGGAGATAATATTCAAAAGACAATAAATGTAAAAGTTATCTGGGAGGATGATGGTCAAACAACAGATAGGCCGGATTCAATAACTGTAAAACTTTTATGTGATGGTAATGTTGTTGATTCAGTTAATTTAAATGAAAGCAATTCATGGAAGGCTTCATTTAAAATCACTGATGATGGGAATTATGAAATAGAAGAAATCAATGACATTTCTTCTTATGATGTGTCAATGGATGGAGATGCAGATAGTGGCTTTGTAATTACAAACACTATTAAAGAAGCTCCACTTAAAGCCAGTGCAGATGATGATCTTTCTGATGAAGATTCTCCAGATGAATCTGATGATGCTCCTGAAGAGGAGGTGTCTGATAATTCTTCAGATGAAGATAGTACTATTGATAATGAAACTGATGATTCTAATCAGACTGAAGATCAAAACAATACAATGGATGAAAATCAGACTGTTGATGTTTCAAAAGCTCCAACCACAACATCCAATAAGGAACATAAAATAGTCAAAAAAGAAGACAAACCAGTTAAAAAGAATAATACTAACACAACTGAAAATAAACTAAAAAACACAGGACTTCCTATTGTTGCTTTGGTTATAGTATTAATTATTGTAGCTTTCATTCCACTTTCACGTAAGAAAAAATAA
- the mch gene encoding methenyltetrahydromethanopterin cyclohydrolase, with protein sequence MVSVNIEAKKTVDVMIEKADALNIAVETLENGATVLDCGVNVDGSFKAGELYTKVCLGGLADVGISIPGDLSEKFALPSVKIKTDSPSISTLGSQKAGWSVSVGDFFALGSGPARAIALKPAETYEEIDYADTEADLAILTLEADVLPGEEVAQYIADECKVDVKNVYLLVAPTSSLVGSIQISGRVVENGTYKMLEAIKFDVTKVKHAAGIAPIAPIDPNGLKAMGKTNDAVLFGGRTYYYVESDENDDIADVAAKLPSSAADGYGKPFFDVFKEAEFDFYKIDKGMFAPAEVVINDLTTGKIYKEGYVNVDLLKKSFGLDE encoded by the coding sequence ATGGTAAGTGTAAACATAGAAGCAAAAAAAACCGTAGATGTAATGATTGAAAAAGCAGATGCATTAAACATCGCTGTAGAAACCTTAGAAAATGGTGCTACCGTTTTAGATTGTGGTGTAAATGTAGATGGAAGTTTTAAAGCAGGTGAACTTTATACTAAAGTTTGTCTCGGTGGACTTGCAGATGTTGGAATTTCAATTCCTGGAGATTTATCTGAAAAATTCGCTCTTCCTTCAGTAAAAATTAAAACTGACTCACCTTCTATCTCAACCTTAGGTTCTCAAAAAGCAGGTTGGTCTGTATCTGTTGGAGATTTCTTTGCACTCGGTTCCGGTCCTGCAAGAGCAATTGCATTAAAACCAGCTGAAACTTATGAAGAAATTGATTACGCAGACACTGAAGCTGATTTAGCTATTTTAACTTTAGAAGCTGACGTATTACCTGGTGAAGAAGTTGCTCAATACATTGCTGATGAATGTAAAGTTGATGTTAAAAACGTATACTTACTCGTAGCTCCTACTTCATCTCTTGTTGGATCTATTCAAATTTCCGGAAGAGTAGTTGAAAACGGAACCTACAAAATGTTAGAAGCTATCAAATTCGATGTGACTAAAGTAAAACACGCAGCAGGTATTGCACCTATTGCACCAATTGATCCTAATGGACTCAAAGCAATGGGTAAAACCAATGATGCAGTATTATTCGGTGGAAGAACTTACTACTACGTAGAATCCGATGAAAACGATGACATTGCTGATGTTGCAGCTAAATTACCATCTTCCGCAGCTGATGGATATGGTAAACCATTCTTCGATGTATTCAAAGAAGCTGAATTCGACTTCTACAAAATCGACAAAGGAATGTTCGCTCCTGCTGAAGTTGTAATTAACGACTTAACTACTGGTAAAATTTACAAAGAAGGATATGTAAACGTAGATTTACTCAAAAAATCCTTCGGTTTAGATGAATAA
- a CDS encoding DUF4013 domain-containing protein, with protein sequence MEIMDIIKEAFIFPSQNIEKLAIYIALTFVIAILMVGGVFACAFSNENTALVILGIILFIASFIVSLVMMGYQLGIMKSGIDFDENAPAFDWINDGINGIKLLIVNIVYFIIPAIITGIVAIIANVPGSFMQIIEEYTANINATAVANSTATAMPVVSDAAWASLFTSIAITAIVAIILFIIFGFIETMGQARLANTGSLGNALNVIEAAKDIPRIGVAKVLALIILVVVIVVVIQGIVGYLTNQIPQISIISVVITPYLIFFTQRAYGLLYSDIA encoded by the coding sequence ATGGAAATTATGGATATTATTAAAGAGGCATTTATTTTTCCATCACAAAATATAGAAAAACTTGCAATTTACATAGCTTTAACATTTGTAATTGCAATTTTAATGGTTGGTGGAGTATTTGCTTGTGCATTTAGTAATGAAAATACTGCTCTTGTAATTCTTGGTATAATCTTATTCATTGCTTCATTCATTGTATCATTGGTAATGATGGGTTATCAACTAGGAATCATGAAGTCAGGTATTGATTTTGATGAAAACGCTCCTGCATTTGATTGGATAAATGATGGAATAAATGGTATTAAACTATTAATTGTTAATATTGTATACTTTATTATTCCTGCTATTATTACTGGAATTGTTGCAATTATTGCAAATGTTCCGGGTAGTTTTATGCAAATAATTGAAGAATACACTGCAAATATAAATGCAACTGCTGTTGCTAACTCAACTGCAACTGCTATGCCTGTTGTATCTGATGCTGCTTGGGCTTCCTTATTTACTTCTATTGCTATTACTGCAATTGTTGCAATTATTTTGTTTATAATCTTTGGATTTATTGAAACAATGGGTCAAGCAAGATTAGCAAACACAGGCAGTCTTGGCAATGCTCTTAATGTTATTGAAGCAGCAAAAGACATTCCAAGAATTGGAGTGGCTAAAGTACTTGCTCTTATTATTTTAGTTGTTGTAATTGTTGTAGTTATTCAAGGAATTGTAGGATATCTTACCAATCAAATCCCACAAATCTCAATTATTTCAGTTGTAATAACTCCATACTTGATTTTCTTTACCCAAAGAGCATATGGATTATTATATTCTGATATAGCTTAG